The Dioscorea cayenensis subsp. rotundata cultivar TDr96_F1 chromosome 8, TDr96_F1_v2_PseudoChromosome.rev07_lg8_w22 25.fasta, whole genome shotgun sequence genome segment ATCAAATTGATCCATGTATGTACCATTAGCTATATGTTTGATTGTGCAGAGTATATGCTTGATGCAATGACAGTGAAGTTTTGGCATCTCAGTTAATTAAATTTGGTCCATTTTGTTCATCAGGGATATACAAGCCTGTGGAGCTTTGGCAACTCAATGATCAAAGCCCACCTACTAAACGGCGCAATTGCTCATCAGTGTTCACTCTTAAGGAAATGGAGGAAGCCACTTGTTCATTCAGTGATAAGAACTTGATTGGAAAAGGCGGGTTTGGTCGAGTATATAAAGGAGTTCTAAGGGATGGAGAGGTCAGTGATTAATTCTTTGCAAATTCATTGTTGTCATTAACATTAAAACAATAGAGTGACTAGAGTCAGTTCCTTACTTGTGAACAAATTGCATAAATCtcttgaattttatattttggaatttATCACTCTCTCAGTCTTTCTGTTTCAATAATGAAAGTTGATATAGGAGAAGAACATGCAGTCTATGTATCAGTGTGATGTTTAGTGTTGTGAATTCAGTAGAACATCTCTTCTTAGCTTTATGTTCTTATCTGAAGGTTgttgcaattaagaaaatggAGCTGCCACCATGTAGGCATGCCGACGGAGACCGTGAGTTTCGTGTTGAAGTTGACATTCTAAGCAGACTAGATCATCCAAATCTAGTGACTCTGATCGGCTATTGTGTCGATGGCAAGGATAGGTTCTTAGTGTATGAATATATGCCCAGAGGAAATCTGCAAGATCTTTTGAATGGTTGGTTTCTTGCATACAATTGCAGCATGTTTCCTTTCTTTAATTCATAATCTTTCAACTTTTTTCGTATTTTCATCGATGACTAGGGATTAACGAAGTGAAAATGGAGTGGCCATTAAGACTCAAAGTAGCACTTGGAGCAGCAAAGGGTCTTGCTTATCTCCATTCAAGCCCTGCAGTTGGCATTCCTATTGTGCATAGAGATTTGAAGTCCACCAACATTCTCTTGAGTGAACACTTTGAAGCAAAGGTAATCGAGAAATACATTATCGACAGATTTAAATTCAGTTTTACAATGCACTTTGGATACTGATGCTTGTAAAATAAAACTCTCAGATATCTGATTTTGGCCTTGCAAAGTTGATGCCAGAGGGTCAGGACATATTGGCAACCACAAGAGTACTTGGTACATTTGGTTATTTTGATCCAGAGTACGCATTGGTATGAATctctttcttgattttcttttgatattggTTATGCATGTCATTCTTCGATAAGAACTTATAgagttttataatgtttatttctaCTTAATGAATGTAAACTATTCTCAAACTTTCAGACAGGAAAGCTCACATTACAAAGTGACGTCTATGCATTTGGTGTTGTTCTTCTCGAATTGTTAACAGGCCGAAGAGCGGTAGAATTAACACAATGTACTACAGATCAAAATCTAATATTTCAGGTACATGACTTCCAATCATTTCTGCAATCAATCAGCTTGAAATTAGAAACAAATGCAGCTCACATGCTTATCTTCTTAGGTCCGGCATTTATTGAATGACCGAAAACGATTGCGCAATGTGATTGATCCTGACATGTCCAGGAGTTCATATACAATGGAATCAATGGCATTGTTTGCCGATCTCGCCGCACGTTGTGTTCGTATTGAAAGCAGTGGCAGACCTTCCATGGAACAATGTGTGAAAGAACTTCAAGTGATTGTATATgcaaatatgagaaaataaagCAGACAAAAGTAGtgataatggtttgaatttgtTGAGAGCTGAGAAGTTTACACTCGGAAAGTCATCAGTTGAAAGGATTTGGACATAAACATTTATTTGTTCTCTTGTTAAGTATCAGTATGGATGAAATTGTCAGATATAGAGTTCTTAAGGGAAACATTTGAGATTGCAATTAAATCAATGGTTTGGGGATTTTAGCAGATTGTTTATGATGTTTATTTCATTGTAGAAcacttgtatttatttgatttgaaaaatgttGCAAATaaatctctgttttttttttggggaatttTAGaagattgtttattttattttatttttttaaagtaatttagACAAATCACCTAACACGCACTCTAAATCTTCAACtatgttttaaaacaaaataaaactcacaACTTTCTCCGTGAgttataacaataatataacgatacaaataaattttatgatcGAATGTGTAGGGTTTTTTAATCATCTAAGAGATTAAAATATtgtgtataaaaaataataattagataaatggaattaaatttaaaaaccaaattaatttAAAGCGGGGTACTATTTGTGGATTCTAAaaagtttatattaatttttataattaaaaattggataaatcaAAGCTTAATTGAACAAACAGAAACAGAcacgattaaaaaaattagcaaaaacttAATAAAGCA includes the following:
- the LOC120266614 gene encoding probable serine/threonine-protein kinase PBL28 isoform X2, which produces MEEATCSFSDKNLIGKGGFGRVYKGVLRDGEVVAIKKMELPPCRHADGDREFRVEVDILSRLDHPNLVTLIGYCVDGKDRFLVYEYMPRGNLQDLLNGINEVKMEWPLRLKVALGAAKGLAYLHSSPAVGIPIVHRDLKSTNILLSEHFEAKISDFGLAKLMPEGQDILATTRVLGTFGYFDPEYALTGKLTLQSDVYAFGVVLLELLTGRRAVELTQCTTDQNLIFQVRHLLNDRKRLRNVIDPDMSRSSYTMESMALFADLAARCVRIESSGRPSMEQCVKELQVIVYANMRK
- the LOC120266614 gene encoding probable serine/threonine-protein kinase PBL28 isoform X1, with the translated sequence MPFNLVSAWNKRRRSKSHDQIDPWIYKPVELWQLNDQSPPTKRRNCSSVFTLKEMEEATCSFSDKNLIGKGGFGRVYKGVLRDGEVVAIKKMELPPCRHADGDREFRVEVDILSRLDHPNLVTLIGYCVDGKDRFLVYEYMPRGNLQDLLNGINEVKMEWPLRLKVALGAAKGLAYLHSSPAVGIPIVHRDLKSTNILLSEHFEAKISDFGLAKLMPEGQDILATTRVLGTFGYFDPEYALTGKLTLQSDVYAFGVVLLELLTGRRAVELTQCTTDQNLIFQVRHLLNDRKRLRNVIDPDMSRSSYTMESMALFADLAARCVRIESSGRPSMEQCVKELQVIVYANMRK